Within the Bacteroidota bacterium genome, the region CCAAGCGGATCCAGCGCACCAAGTGCTCAAGCTCGGGAAAGGCCTCCAGGACGGCCTCGTCGGTCTTGTACAGGTCCTCCGGATCCCCCGAAAGCGCCACCCAGCGAAACGGCCCGTACCCCTGGCAGAAAAGCGGGCGAATGTATTCGGAGACAAAGCCCGGAATCCGATACGCCTCTTGCACCCCGCGCCGGTAGGCCATGGTGCGGATGTTGTTGCCGTAATCGAAGGCGACCGCGCCGCGCGCTTGTAGCTCCAACATCGCCTGCACGTGCTGGGCGATTGAGTCCAAGGCCCGCTCCAGGTATGCCTCCGGATCGCGCCGGCGAAGCGCCTCGGCCTGCTCCACCGATAGCCCGACAGGTATGTAGCCGTTTAACGGATCATGGGCTGAGGTCTGATCTGTGAGCACATCCGGAACTAGACCCCGCCGAAGGATCTCCGGCAGCACCTCGGCGGCGTTGCCCAGTAACCCTACCGAGAGCGGCGTTCCGGTCTCGCGGGCCTGTAGTACCCACCGCAGGGCTTCATCCAGGCTCTTGCTCATGCGATCCAAGTATCCGGTCTGCAGGCGCCGCTCGATGCGCCGGGGATCGACTTCGACTACGAGGATGGCGGCTTCGTTCATGGTGGCGGCTAGAGGCTGAGCGCCCCCCATGCCGCCCAAGCCGGCCGTGAGCACCCACCGGCCCTTCAGTGAACCCCCGAAGTGCTTGCGCGCGCAGGCGGCGAAGGTCTCGTAGGTGCCCTGTAAGATCCCCTGCGTGCCGATGTAGATCCACGATCCGGCCGTCATCTGGCCGTACATGGTCAGGCCCAGGGCTTCCAGGCGGTTGAACTCCTCCCAGGTGGCCCAGGCGGGAACCAGGTTGGCGTTGGCGATCAGCACGCGGGGAGCCCACTCGTGGGTGCGAAAAACGCCGACAGGCTTTCCGCTTTGCACCAGGAGCGTTTCGTCGTGTTCGAGCCGCTCCAAGGTGCGCACGATCGCTTCAAAGCAGGCCCAGTTTCGGGCGGCTTTGCCCCGGCCGCCGTAGACGATGAGCTCTTCGGGTTTTTCGGCGACCTCCGGGTCCAGGTTGTTCATCAGCATCCGCAGGGCGGCTTCCTGCGCCCAGCCCTTGCAACGCAGCTGCGCTCCCCGAGGGGCGCGAATGGAGACGTCAAAAGACGCCGACATCTAGCAGATCTCCTGATTACGTAGCCTGAGCAAAATAGCCACCGCCATGAGGGCGCGCAACCGTGGCTTGACCCGTTCCGTCGAGCCGTCCTACTTTTGGCAAGGCGGGTTGCTGGGGAAAGGAGGGTGTGTATAAAGCGCTCAAAAGCAGGAGGTACCTTTCCATGCGCCGT harbors:
- the hutU gene encoding urocanate hydratase — encoded protein: MSASFDVSIRAPRGAQLRCKGWAQEAALRMLMNNLDPEVAEKPEELIVYGGRGKAARNWACFEAIVRTLERLEHDETLLVQSGKPVGVFRTHEWAPRVLIANANLVPAWATWEEFNRLEALGLTMYGQMTAGSWIYIGTQGILQGTYETFAACARKHFGGSLKGRWVLTAGLGGMGGAQPLAATMNEAAILVVEVDPRRIERRLQTGYLDRMSKSLDEALRWVLQARETGTPLSVGLLGNAAEVLPEILRRGLVPDVLTDQTSAHDPLNGYIPVGLSVEQAEALRRRDPEAYLERALDSIAQHVQAMLELQARGAVAFDYGNNIRTMAYRRGVQEAYRIPGFVSEYIRPLFCQGYGPFRWVALSGDPEDLYKTDEAVLEAFPELEHLVRWIRLARQRVRFQGLPARICWLGLGQRAEMGQRFNWLVRTGRVSAPIVIGRDHLDTGSVASPYRETEGMRDGSDAIADWPILNALLNTASGASWVSFHHGGGVGIGYSLHAGMVVVADGTELAEQKLQRVLTNDPGIGVARHADAGYPEALSTAQRAGLDLPMIEFGGC